The segment CTTCAGCTGGTGGCTTACCTATCTTTGTTTCCTTCGTGATATCTAGTTTGTTTTTATTCAAAGATATCATCCCTAAATTTTATATTCTACCTATATTATTGGCTGCGTCCGTCATCGTATTGACCGGATTACTTGATGACAAATATGAACTTTCACCTAAGCAAAAAAGTATTGGTATTTTATTAGCGGCTTTGATCATCTATTTTGTCGCTGATATCAGGATCGATTCTTTTACCTTACCGTTCTTAGGATATATCCAATTAGGTTGGCTTAGTTTTCCTGTCACCATTTTTTGGATTTTTGGGATCACTAATGCAGTCAATTTGATTGATGGTTTAGATGGCTTAGCAGCAGGGATATCTTTGATTGGCTTGATGACCATTGGTATTATTGGTTACTTTTTTTTACATGCCTCAACAGTTTATATACCTATAGTTATTTTTTGTTTAGTCGCAAGTATCATCGGCTTTTTTCCTTACAATTTTTATCCTGCCAAAATTTATTTAGGGGATACAGGTGCACTTTTCTTAGGCTTTATGATGGCGGTTTTATCATTGCAAGGATTAAAGAATGTTACTTTCGTTTCATCGATTTCTTTGTTGATCATCATGGGGGTACCTGTTACAGATACTTTTTTTGCAATCATTCGTAGAAAAGCGAATCGAGTATCATTTTCTACGGCAGATAAGAAGCATTTGCATCATCGATTGCTCGCTTTAGGCTTTACCCATAAAG is part of the Enterococcus mundtii genome and harbors:
- a CDS encoding MraY family glycosyltransferase — translated: MLVSFSIVIKIFLTILLSLILTPIFKIISVQTGMVDKPNERRINKVPMPSAGGLPIFVSFVISSLFLFKDIIPKFYILPILLAASVIVLTGLLDDKYELSPKQKSIGILLAALIIYFVADIRIDSFTLPFLGYIQLGWLSFPVTIFWIFGITNAVNLIDGLDGLAAGISLIGLMTIGIIGYFFLHASTVYIPIVIFCLVASIIGFFPYNFYPAKIYLGDTGALFLGFMMAVLSLQGLKNVTFVSSISLLIIMGVPVTDTFFAIIRRKANRVSFSTADKKHLHHRLLALGFTHKGAVLTIYSIALMFSFTAMIMNYTGSLGTIALFLVMLFAAILLFELIGLINEKYQFILKTLRFLGNKEYRTQVMQKYFKKWKRP